In Lathyrus oleraceus cultivar Zhongwan6 chromosome 2, CAAS_Psat_ZW6_1.0, whole genome shotgun sequence, the DNA window ttctctAGTATTTCCCATGTTTCTTTCCCGGGCTCTGCATCACTAAcattttcaaagttatctgcatcaacacattgatggattataaagagagctttataatctttcttcttcaattctttatgtgcagccttttcttgataTGTCGCGACTTTTGCAAGTGTTGAcactccttccttcacaagatcccaaagatcttaaTAACAGAACACAacatttatctgcttgcaccaattccCATAATTGATGCacttgagaatcagaagatttgctggaaaatgtctgtttggatgattcgttgtcatggtgattttcttcccacgaataaattaaaccggagctcttgataccagatgttggaaatccccccaaacctatggagaatttcaatcaatcttgatgaacaagattgttatcacccacacaatagcaatgaaaagagaagaacaatggagaaagaaagaaagtaaaaaACGATGAAGGAGAAGACTAATATAAttttgcagagtttctctctgcccacaaactgtgaaaaacttcttattcactttgcaaaaatactgtgaatacaatgttatgaatgctctattcacttcattacaaaaatagggttactccctttatttatagatttaggttaacttggacctcaaaccaaagtccaaaactataaaagtccaaaatagctaacactactaaaataggcctaagtcgaaattctgtgtgaagcaacatgcttcgactcttcgacacactaacacaactcaacacactaggtggttcgacacttctTTGCTCTGTCGAACAACCTGCTTCgacaaaaagaattaaaattCAACAAATATGCACATCCAAATAGAATGACAAGTTTATACTAGCTACCATCAAATGACATAGCGATCTTATATTTATAAAAAACTATTATCCTTTTGTAGCATAAAATATTTATTAcataaaatattattaattttagtttattaatatattaatttattaaattaataaaactcaaaatataatttattttgtattttaataatttaaattaaattttattaataacttaattaataaaataataaaggTCAATTTTTATTTTGTGGGAGAAAATAGATTATTAGAGAAAAAGATTCCTCAAAAAGCTCCTAAAAGAAATCTTTTTAGTTTGATTGAGTTGTGATATGAAAACACAATATTGTAATAAAGAAACGAATCAAAAGCCATAAGAAAAGGAAAAAAACTAGCCGTTGCCACCGGGTTCGCTCTTTTGTAATAATAACCttatactctctctctctctaacaCATTCATACACCTTCCATTATTTCTTCTCTGAGCTCAAAGAAGcgctctctctctctccctctctctctctctaaaacATAATATGTTCACTGAAGGTCTTGACGAAACCGCAATCCAATGGATCAATCGGGTTAGTAACCTTCTTTCTGTTTCTTTATTTGTATATGCCTTCTAACtgtttgattgattgtttctGCAATTTTCTCCTTCAAAAAAACAGGGATCACAAGTACAAGTTGAAGATCTTGACCATGGAAGCATACGCGCTCCTTTAGCTGAGAAGTTAACCCTTCCAAGATCATCTCTTTCGGCCACTGTTTCCAATAATCTGACTCCAAAGTCTCCCTCTTTGCCCCCTTTGAAGTTTCATTCGTCTTTGCTGCCAACGCGTAACCTCGCCTTCGGATTTAGTGATCACCATGTTGGTCATGATCGTGATGGGAGTGTAAGTGATGATGATGAAAGTGTGGCATCATTGTCGTGTCCGGCTGTTGAGAgtgatgatgattatgatgatgatgaagaaagAGTTCTTGATTCTTTGAACACTCCAATTGCGCAGTGTTATGATGAGGATAGATTGTTTGGATTTGGTAGTGGAACAAAACTTAAATCTTTGAAACCCAGTGGGATTTTGAGGAGAGGTTTGGTTAATGAAAATATAACTATTCAAGTTCCGAATAGTGTTAGTGCTAGGAGATTTACTGATGGAGAATTGGGTTTCAATAAATGTGTTCAAAAGCAAATGACTCCATGTGGAAGTGGAACTGGAAGTGGAATTGGAAGTGGAGGAGGAAGTGTTCGGTTTCGGAGTATGAGTAATTTGAATGATCCGGTTGATTTGGCTACTCCGAGTGCTCCTCCTATTTTTAATGGTGAAGTTGATCTTCCTTATTCAGAAGGCTCTGTGACGAATGAAGTGGATGAAACGACTCAGCCGCATAGGTCTTGGACTTCCAGAGATTCTGTGAATTGTGATGATGGAGGAAGAAGTGAGTGTTCAATTGAACAAAAATATAGTAATGTTGCTGAAAGGTACTACTATAGCGCAATTAATTAATTCCTCTTCTTTTTGTTTGCTCTTGTTGCTTTCCTTTTTGGAATTTCTTTCCTTATTGAATGCAGTGAGTGACATTCTGATGTTGAATTATGCAGGCAGGAAACAACTTCTACAGGAGACATAGAAAGGCATGCTCATCCACACTTACAATATCTCAACAACAGGTGCTGTCACATAAACTTTTTACTTTCTATTTTATGCAACAATTATCACAGAGCTGTTATTTTTGGTAAAAGTGATAACTTTAACTTAGTGCATTTTGGTTAAACTTAGTATGAGATCAACAAATATGAACAACACAATTTTCAATTCAAGTGGCTTAAGTTTGAGATTTGAATCTACATATTAGCTCTGATAATATTTAGTTCATGTTATCATTTTGAAACTTAAATTGATATCCTCTTTTCCTTTGATGGCATGTCATCTCAGCAGTTGCAATAGTCAACATGCCTGGCAAACCCTTATCACTTATGACGCCTGCATTCGTCTATGCCTGCAAGCATGGGCAAGAGGCTGTGCCGAGGCCCCGGAGTTTCTTAAAGATGAGTGTATGGCTCTTCGAAGTGCCTTTGGGTAGGTTTTGTTTGGTTGTACAAAAAACACTTCTTTAGCTTCATTTATTATGCTCAATCATTTCTATAATTTTGTAGATTGCATGAGTTTTTGTTGCAACCTCGAGGTATAAAGCCAGCTGAAGGATGTAAAAGGAATTCAGAACAAACAGTACCTCTCAAGACTAAGAAGGTTGTAGGGAAAATAAGAGTGGAAGGTAACCTTATACATTGTAAATGTTTTACTTTTGTACATTGATGTAGAAAATGGCATATGTTTGGTTAGTTTTTTAGTTACACTCATATGAAATATGACTAATATATTTATGACAGTGTTTGAAACCTGCTTGGACACATTATGAAATATGACTAATATAATTATGACAGTGTTTGAAACCGGCTTGGACACATTTTATAATCACTAAATTTGAGGTATCATGTGAAACTTGCAGTAAAGAAACTTCGTATTATACAAAGACGAAAACTAAAGGGCACATTTTCGAACCGAGGATCAATGTATAAGCAAGCTGGAATGGATTATGTCCGGCAAGTTTCATCCCTTGTGAAAAGTGGTATTAATTCTATGAAGTCATCATCATTCTCAGTGACAACAGAAGGTTAGTGCGTGTTTGAGGAAGGTTTCTGCAACTCTTTTTTGCTCACGAGCTGATAAATTGAGCTTTTTAATTTTGTTGATAAAGGTTAATCCTGCTATTGCGTAAATATAAATGAGTTTAAGGAATCTGTTTTATTCTTGTAGAGCCACTGTATTGTTTGATCCAACTCAAGAGTGCAACAGAAGAAAATGCATCAGAGTCGTGTTCTGCAATTTTTCTTCGCCCTGGAAGTGGAGATTATCATGATTTGTAAGTTTCATCTTCCACTTCATAATTTTATGTTATTACTTGGAAAACTACTTCTAACTGGTCTGCTGTTAGACTATTGTTGAAGGAACTTTACGCGAGGAACAATTCTTAACAGTTGAAACTCACATTATTCATTATGTTCCAATGTTTCTTACTTGTAGTAATACACTTAATGTTGTTGATAATCTCAAGGATCTAATAACTGTCATATAATTTCAGTTTCCCCTTGAGCCAAGGGGATGCCTTACTCGTAGAAGTCCAAGATTCTAAGAAGGCAATCCATGGTGAAGCAAGAATTCCAATTTCATACCTCAATGATAATCCTGTATGTTTTCCGCTGCCATATTCGTTCATAAAAGTTACTCTTCTTTCCCCTTATATAATCCAAATTCATGTAATAATTATGTTGAATCACATATGCAGAGTGACAAAATTCGGTGGTGGCCAATAAATCATGATGACAATGAATGTGTTGGCAAGATCCAGATCTCCATTGGAAGTACAATGACAAGTGATGACAATAACCATATAAAGGTTATACTTGTATCAATAAGTCTTGGTTTAGCAAAGAAAATTTTCTAGTTTGttaatataaaaaaaatcttTCAAGTTGACAACCAGATAAAGACTGACATTCTGTCAAGCATTATAGATGAAACTTATCCTCTTTCTAAGAGTAAATGTTGCTATTCATTATAACTGAGTATATTCAATCTCGTCATACTTCCTGTTTTTAAAATTTTTGCAGAGTGCTCCTGTTGTGGAAACTCAAGCTTATGATATATTGCTGGAGGGTGCGATGCATGCACAGTGTTTCCACTCCAGAAACTTGCGGCTAAATGGGCCATGGAAATGGTTGTTAGATGCATTTGCGGACTATTATGGAGTTTCTAATTCATATTCTAAATTGAGGTAACTGAATGTCATTTGGATGCCATGACAGAGCTTAAACGAATCAGTTTTATGAACAGTCTTCATGCACCATGAAATTACATTTCAGTTTTGAACCTTCACTCACCTTGTGGTCGGGTCTTCTGTAGATATCTATTACAGGTGATGAATGTGGCAACTCCAACCAAGGACTGCCTAGAGCTTGTGAAAGAGTTGCTTGATCCCTTAATGAAGGCCAGAAGCGAGAGGAGTCTGACCAGGCAAGAGGTAACTTCTCAAAATTATACTCCAGTTTACTTAATTTCATGTTGTTCATGATTTACTTTTATTTAACATGTTATTACAACGAGGTTAACATAGAATTTTGAGTAGACAACCTTATGGCTGTGCTCGCGCAGTTAGATATAACTTCTCAAAATTACACTTCAGTTTACTTAATTTCATGTTGTTCATGCTTTACTTTTATTTAATATGTTAATACGATGGGATTAACATAGAAC includes these proteins:
- the LOC127117468 gene encoding uncharacterized protein LOC127117468 isoform X2; amino-acid sequence: MFTEGLDETAIQWINRGSQVQVEDLDHGSIRAPLAEKLTLPRSSLSATVSNNLTPKSPSLPPLKFHSSLLPTRNLAFGFSDHHVGHDRDGSVSDDDESVASLSCPAVESDDDYDDDEERVLDSLNTPIAQCYDEDRLFGFGSGTKLKSLKPSGILRRGLVNENITIQVPNSVSARRFTDGELGFNKCVQKQMTPCGSGTGSGIGSGGGSVRFRSMSNLNDPVDLATPSAPPIFNGEVDLPYSEGSVTNEVDETTQPHRSWTSRDSVNCDDGGRSECSIEQKYSNVAERQETTSTGDIERHAHPHLQYLNNSCNSQHAWQTLITYDACIRLCLQAWARGCAEAPEFLKDECMALRSAFGLHEFLLQPRGIKPAEGCKRNSEQTVPLKTKKVVGKIRVEVKKLRIIQRRKLKGTFSNRGSMYKQAGMDYVRQVSSLVKSGINSMKSSSFSVTTEEPLYCLIQLKSATEENASESCSAIFLRPGSGDYHDFFPLSQGDALLVEVQDSKKAIHGEARIPISYLNDNPSDKIRWWPINHDDNECVGKIQISIGSTMTSDDNNHIKSAPVVETQAYDILLEGAMHAQCFHSRNLRLNGPWKWLLDAFADYYGVSNSYSKLRYLLQVMNVATPTKDCLELVKELLDPLMKARSERSLTRQERSILLDCETQIERLLATVFENYKSLDENLPTGLTDHFGPASDFAAPALHPALQVFSSLHDILSPDAQTILQKYLQTAARKRCRKHMMETDEFMSGTSESYQLDTITISTAYLKMKNLCISIRNEIQADIKINSHNTIHGQHIFPSSIDLAKITAAIYSTELCKRLKTFLSAWPPSSPQAHVNELLVATADFERDLESWNIRFLSISVQGGVDSRNLFHNYIMVWIQDMQLNLLDLCKAEKVPWAGVTTNHSTSPFAEKMYEDIKDNLIQYEVVINRWPQYSLYLENAVANIERAIVKSLEKQYSDILTPLKDSIPKRLHLQVQKLARRQSATVPLVPNQLGIFLNTIKRILDVLHCRVEDILNSWASCLPVMGDKKLFGEQMNGITVLLRTRYKTYLQAIIGNIVNNVQGNKSTRLKKILEETREADGEADVRERMQLLNSQLIDFISNLHEVFTSQIFIAICRGLWDRMGQIILKFLEGRKENRIWYNGSCYALGILDDTFASQMQRLRGNALQEKDIEPPRSVIEARSILCKDTTNATDQSSYFYI
- the LOC127117468 gene encoding uncharacterized protein LOC127117468 isoform X1, whose protein sequence is MFTEGLDETAIQWINRGSQVQVEDLDHGSIRAPLAEKLTLPRSSLSATVSNNLTPKSPSLPPLKFHSSLLPTRNLAFGFSDHHVGHDRDGSVSDDDESVASLSCPAVESDDDYDDDEERVLDSLNTPIAQCYDEDRLFGFGSGTKLKSLKPSGILRRGLVNENITIQVPNSVSARRFTDGELGFNKCVQKQMTPCGSGTGSGIGSGGGSVRFRSMSNLNDPVDLATPSAPPIFNGEVDLPYSEGSVTNEVDETTQPHRSWTSRDSVNCDDGGRSECSIEQKYSNVAERQETTSTGDIERHAHPHLQYLNNSSCNSQHAWQTLITYDACIRLCLQAWARGCAEAPEFLKDECMALRSAFGLHEFLLQPRGIKPAEGCKRNSEQTVPLKTKKVVGKIRVEVKKLRIIQRRKLKGTFSNRGSMYKQAGMDYVRQVSSLVKSGINSMKSSSFSVTTEEPLYCLIQLKSATEENASESCSAIFLRPGSGDYHDFFPLSQGDALLVEVQDSKKAIHGEARIPISYLNDNPSDKIRWWPINHDDNECVGKIQISIGSTMTSDDNNHIKSAPVVETQAYDILLEGAMHAQCFHSRNLRLNGPWKWLLDAFADYYGVSNSYSKLRYLLQVMNVATPTKDCLELVKELLDPLMKARSERSLTRQERSILLDCETQIERLLATVFENYKSLDENLPTGLTDHFGPASDFAAPALHPALQVFSSLHDILSPDAQTILQKYLQTAARKRCRKHMMETDEFMSGTSESYQLDTITISTAYLKMKNLCISIRNEIQADIKINSHNTIHGQHIFPSSIDLAKITAAIYSTELCKRLKTFLSAWPPSSPQAHVNELLVATADFERDLESWNIRFLSISVQGGVDSRNLFHNYIMVWIQDMQLNLLDLCKAEKVPWAGVTTNHSTSPFAEKMYEDIKDNLIQYEVVINRWPQYSLYLENAVANIERAIVKSLEKQYSDILTPLKDSIPKRLHLQVQKLARRQSATVPLVPNQLGIFLNTIKRILDVLHCRVEDILNSWASCLPVMGDKKLFGEQMNGITVLLRTRYKTYLQAIIGNIVNNVQGNKSTRLKKILEETREADGEADVRERMQLLNSQLIDFISNLHEVFTSQIFIAICRGLWDRMGQIILKFLEGRKENRIWYNGSCYALGILDDTFASQMQRLRGNALQEKDIEPPRSVIEARSILCKDTTNATDQSSYFYI
- the LOC127117468 gene encoding uncharacterized protein LOC127117468 isoform X3; protein product: MFTEGLDETAIQWINRGSQVQVEDLDHGSIRAPLAEKLTLPRSSLSATVSNNLTPKSPSLPPLKFHSSLLPTRNLAFGFSDHHVGHDRDGSVSDDDESVASLSCPAVESDDDYDDDEERVLDSLNTPIAQCYDEDRLFGFGSGTKLKSLKPSGILRRGLVNENITIQVPNSVSARRFTDGELGFNKCVQKQMTPCGSGTGSGIGSGGGSVRFRSMSNLNDPVDLATPSAPPIFNGEVDLPYSEGSVTNEVDETTQPHRSWTSRDSVNCDDGGRSECSIEQKYSNVAERQETTSTGDIERHAHPHLQYLNNSSCNSQHAWQTLITYDACIRLCLQAWARGCAEAPEFLKDECMALRSAFGLHEFLLQPRGIKPAEGCKRNSEQTVPLKTKKVVGKIRVEVKKLRIIQRRKLKGTFSNRGSMYKQAGMDYVRQVSSLVKSGINSMKSSSFSVTTEEPLYCLIQLKSATEENASESCSAIFLRPGSGDYHDFFPLSQGDALLVEVQDSKKAIHGEARIPISYLNDNPSDKIRWWPINHDDNECVGKIQISIGSTMTSDDNNHIKSAPVVETQAYDILLEGAMHAQCFHSRNLRLNGPWKWLLDAFADYYGVSNSYSKLRYLLQVMNVATPTKDCLELVKELLDPLMKARSERSLTRQERSILLDCETQIERLLATVFENYKSLDENLPTGLTDHFGPASDFAAPALHPALQVFSSLHDILSPDAQTILQKYLQTAARKRCRKHMMETDEFMSGTSESYQLDTITISTAYLKMKNLCISIRNEIQADIKINSHNTIHGQHIFPSSIDLAKITAAIYSTELCKRLKTFLSAWPPSSPQAHVNELLVATADFERDLESWNISSVQGGVDSRNLFHNYIMVWIQDMQLNLLDLCKAEKVPWAGVTTNHSTSPFAEKMYEDIKDNLIQYEVVINRWPQYSLYLENAVANIERAIVKSLEKQYSDILTPLKDSIPKRLHLQVQKLARRQSATVPLVPNQLGIFLNTIKRILDVLHCRVEDILNSWASCLPVMGDKKLFGEQMNGITVLLRTRYKTYLQAIIGNIVNNVQGNKSTRLKKILEETREADGEADVRERMQLLNSQLIDFISNLHEVFTSQIFIAICRGLWDRMGQIILKFLEGRKENRIWYNGSCYALGILDDTFASQMQRLRGNALQEKDIEPPRSVIEARSILCKDTTNATDQSSYFYI